The Tripterygium wilfordii isolate XIE 37 chromosome 5, ASM1340144v1, whole genome shotgun sequence DNA segment GGTCCATTAATTGATTCCAATATTTTtccaattaaattaatatttaataattatgGGCTTCCACATATTACACAAATATTTCTTATAATTAGGCCCACAATTTTCAATAATCCACTATTTTTTAACCGAAAATAACAcaatacaaatttatcatttgaacatctgatatgagtttaaactcgggCCGTCAAACGCGTGAACGTAAAATTTTTTCACTCGACGACATagtaagttgagtcaaaactaGTGCGTGACTACAAGGATAATGCTTCCATTGTAATGGTCCACCCCTTCTATAATATAATCTCTATGGGTCGTTGGataggcaaaaaaaaatatgccaaaattaaaatacaactttgacctttttagtttttacaagAAAGGAGATGTTGCTTTTGAATTTAGTGTTTGATGGCTTTGAGGGTTAGTTAGTTAGTTGGTTGTTGTTTGGGTTTACCTAATAATTTGGTATATGTGGCTCCAAGTATGGCAACAAAATCTCATAACTAACCCTATCTCAATTCTTTTTGTCTCTATaaataaaatgataataaaCTTACAATATTTGTTGCTATTGATCAACTAATTATGATTTTTCTAGTTATAGTAAAGTGATTGAAACAAGTGCCAATGAAGAGGCCAAACATAAAAGGATGAGcaacaaaaacacaaattaGAATTCTCTTTTACTTATCTCCATTATTAAATACTCAACCTCTTAATCTAAAAAGAACATTGCATTAAGTATGGAAATTAACTTTATGGGtactttttttatattattttttattggtatctttgtgTATtaatcatttgtttttttttgttcggCTCGGATTCAGGTATATTCATTAAGTCAAAACATGTCTCTCGAACATATAAAATGAGAGCAATGCTACAAATCTTCAATTTATAATTCTATTTTAACCCGAGTTTATGTGGTATACGGACATATGAGACagtcattgattataaaacACATATAGAGCCACCTTAAGATCTAACACTTCTACATGATTTGGGGATAAAATAGAGATTATAATTTAaccattttttataaattaagtCAAAAAAGTTGGGCCATaattaaaaaagacaaaagagtgTCGCGTGGGGCCTACACGCCACACTTCACGACTGAGAAATGGTCAAGGCGGACCTTAATTGGATATCACATGCaattcgatttttttttaaaaaaaaaaatttgattaaaatttttggactttttttttgccatttaattttgttctatgaaattgaattttgttttcattaattatttgttaattttcatttcaaattgatTGGCCAAATATTCTTCTTATCATAACCATATTATTATACTTATCATTAAAAGCACCAATGTTGAGTTTCAACGAGTTCTACATTGTTTTTCGATACGGAAGAATAACATTCATATAAGTTTGTCAAACGATATCCGAAATGAGTTTAAACTCTAACCATCAGACCCACGCATATAAATTTATCACATGATGACATGATAAATTGACCAAAAAATGTATCAAACACCTGATAAATCACTGTCAACTCAAATGTATCAACCACAAAAAGTTACAAGGCAACATTAAAATAAATGTGAATGTCAATGATGAACATTCgaccttcatatatatatatatatccaaataAAGGTAAGTTTACAGATGGTCAAGGGACTTATTTTGTGCACATTTGCATGTGTAATGGAGTGCTCTAACtacatgaaacaaaatattgaaagaaaatgaaatatggtggcgatcgatcgatcgatcggaggATCATTGATCATCCCATTTATGATTCTCAAAAGGAAATCCGACTCAATACCAAGTTAACAATCCGGATATAAAAAAGGGTCTCCTATTCCACAATTTGTTAAATGTAGAACAAGAGTTGGAGAGTGTCTCCGTGGATTATTTAATCATCAATGGATTGCTTGCAGTCGATCCCCGAGTGGGTTATGTCATGCTGAATCCGGGAGTTATTTGGTTTCTTCCGCTGGTTTACAAGATGGAAGAAACCTGACAAATCGAGCAAGACTTCTGTGCAGATATACAAAACCTACCGCCGTCCCTGTGCCCTATTCCGGTTATGATTACCTGCCCGCATAGGTTGATTTTTATGGCCAAGACCCTGCTTAGGGATATCATGCAACTCCATGACCTGGATCGTCCTCTTCTTCTTGGCTGTTAAATAGCAAGAAAGTTTAATGGACTCTCTCAGATCTCCGACTTCAATTAATCACTTCAGAAGTTGTTAACAGAAGAACTCACGCGTCGATTAacaaatgaagaaccaaaatgcagggacaaaacaaaaaaagcgaATTACAGTCTGTTAAGCGACGTACCATTCTCTGCATGTTGATAACTCTCCTGGAGTTTTCTTTTTGTGGCTTCGAGCTTCCTTTGAACTGTGACTTCATCCGAACACTTGAATTTCTAGTTGAACCAAAGAATGAATTCAGAACAATGCAATACTCTTAGCTTCATAGATTcagaattagaaaaaaaattaatactcACATCCTGCGGGGCACTGAGAGGCTTTTTTTGGATAGTAACCTTATCCGATCTTTGCAGAAGCTTTGATTCACTAACGACCTTTTGTTCCTTACCTACTTTTTGAGGTCTTCCCGGGCCAGAAGCCACATTTGAGGGTTTCCTGGTCTCCAAAACAGCTTCTTGTCTCTTAATTAGATGGCTTTTGCTTTTGTTCTCCTTCGTAAATCCATTCCCTTCATTTTGAGTTTGCTGTTTCCTCTTTATGATATTTTGGTTCTTCGGGGAAGGTCTTCTGCCACTTGCACGATTCTTGATGAATTCCCCACTATTCCGAGGATCTGAAACAACATTCCCGTTTAGAGAATCGAAGAACAAGAGCTATCCGATGATAGACAAAAGAAAGAGCAAATGCAACTCACTTCCATCATCATCCATCCCATCAAAAAACTTCATATAATGGATCCAAAGTGACACCCAGAGAAATAAAGAGCAGTCAGTCCACAATCTTGATGGCAAATTAAAACTCACTTTCAAAGTTAAAGTACAAAACATTTCTAAAGAACAAAGGAAagcaaaatgaaatgaaatggatACGGGATACCTGTGAGAGCTCCATTGAAGTAGGTTGGGTAGCAAAGAAAACTCCATCATCTAGAGGAGGAGAAGGAagcccttcttcttcatcaagaACTGATGGATTCACGGAATCTGGAGTACCTTCCTCTCCTACAAATTCTCGATCAAATCAGTTCAATAAACATTTTCTAATATGAAATGGCATGAGTTGTGATTACTGAGTACGTTTATAGAATATGACAACGAAACTACCTCCTGCGACAGCTTTTGTGGCATTAACCCACTCGTCcaccaattctttccatagtCTGCAATGCACAAGACAGAgtcaattatatataaaaaaggcAATATGATTTAATCTAAATGACTAATCACATCACATATACTAGTGAAATTGCCTACGGTGTAGGCGAACTAACTACGAATTCCAATAGCTCCAGCATCATTGAATTTCCAATGACAAACCAAAGTAAATCCAATAGACTTCCATATATGAATTTCGATGCAATCGAGTTAACATGAATTAGTTGTAAAAGACCACCAAACTACCATGTATAATGCACGAAAAAATAGACAATCAGCATCCTCATCAAATGACAGTGAATCGTGCACAATCAATTCTCAATCAATAAAAATGGCAGACATTTAGGTGGTAAACCTAAACTCGAGTGTAACAAGTGAAGCTGAACTCATACCGCATATAATGTTCATGAATTATGAAATCATAGATGCTGATTCCATAAAGTACTACATGACAAGAATGTAACGATCATAAGAAGCAGGCAACAAATGTAAAAGGCACATATAAACCCGACTTATTCACTGGAAATAAACTCATACTCGATAAGAGTCCGAGCAAGATGGCGAATCTGACTTGATCCATGCTTTCTTAGGCCATTAACAGCCTTTCCTATCTCGGTTGCCTGAAGCAAGACAAATACCATGAGTCCAAACACTCGACTAAAAGAATTGATTTAGCAATGACAACCCAGCTAAGAAAAAACTCAATCAAACATTCAAACCTTAAGAATGTCCACAGACAAAGCCATCAATTGAAGCCGCCTCAATGAATCATACAACACTGTATCAGACTGTTACAAGAACCACCATAACACTACCAGTTAGAAACAGGAAAATAAGAGTTCAAAAACCATCCAACATTCTACAGAAACCACAAAACCTAATAATCCAAGCATCTATGAAAGCAATGAAActcaatttcaatgaaaaagcTTTTGCCAGAAAGTGAATAGGCAAAGTAAATATATACCTCATCTTCACTGTCATGTAGAATATCCTTGATCCTCAAGACCTCTTCAACGGTTTGATGAGCCTCTTCAATCTCATCAGTCAAAGCATCAGCATCTTCAGAGCTGTAGTTGCTAACCATGGGAGTGCCATTCTGCATCTCTTCGTTGTCTTGATCATCTCTACTTGTGCTGTTCACTTTACTTTCTTTCCTCCCTCCCGCCCCAAACTCTCTCTGGAACCCTCTGTCATCGTGCTCACCATCACCGCCATCATCAGATATAGCAGAACCGGGTCGACCCGTAATAGGTGACTCGACCTGATCGGAGCACCGGTTGAATCTGCAACAGAACAGTTTCTCCGCAATTCGATCCCTTCGAAGCCGCAACTCCTCTGGGCAATCTGCGGCGGCCACCATGACCGCATGGTCGATGATGTCAAAAATATCGGAGTCCGCCGACCGGAAATAGTCCCTCCAGTGATCAAgcgatgccgatttcatcgctTATGACCAAATGAGATCGGATTCGACCTAATTCGGATTAACAAATCGTGTTCCGATGATCCCCCAATAAATCAAAAGTAAGTCTTCGTGCGATTTCAGGAGTACCCAATACCAATATTCATGAGATTCTGATTATTTCATATCAAACAATCAAGTTTCAGCTCATTCTGAAACAAACCCAGAAATCAGAGAACCGATTCTGCGGGGAACACATGATCGAAAATCAAAGGCTAACGGGGTTCAAGCTTCCTATCACAAATTTGACCTGGAATGTACTTTCTGTTGAATATGGCTTTCTGTTCTCTTCCTTTCCTTCCTATTtctggttttttcttttcttttttcttttttccttctctgtttTTGCTCCGATAGGTAATGGGTTACGTCAAGATAGGATTAGAAGATAAGATGGGGGAAAAAAATCAGACGCCGTGACACAAACAAACGTTTGGATGTTTTTACCGGAATCTGACTAACTTTTTCCCGGAAAAACCACCCCTTGAACTTTCTACCAGAGGAAGACAAAATAAAAGACAGAAAATGAGGAACCAAACAAAAATACAAGAACCAGAATATAGATGCAAaagatttcttttttccttgattATCTTTTTGGGTTTCTCAATCTTTCCCTATATTATGCCTTGCGTTTGATTTCTCTGTCAAATACCAGCTGCTGCTAAAATTTACCGAACACAGAGAAATATTTCCTCTCTGGCTTTATTTCtttcccaaaacaaaaaaaaaaatagggaaaaaaaaatttattagctTTCTATTTTGCATTCATGATGGGGAACCGTAGGCAGTTTAAGGACCGAGTTGAGACTGGGTTTTGACTCGGTTGGGCTTTGAGTCGCCGGAGACGGAGAGAAGAAACCTGTCGGATAGTTTTACAGACTACAGTTAAGAGTCGGGTGGCAAAGAGCCGAAGAGAGGCTCAAACTCGGCGATTCGATCTCCAGCTAAAGTGACAGCGCAGTCGTTTGTGGCTTCAGAATAATGCGCCACGTTAGCATTTCGAAGTGGGACCCGTGttcgtttttgtttttcttcgtgAGTGGTTGgatctgctgtaattttttatttttatttttttacagcagaTAGATCCACCTTAATAAATTTAAGTTATCTAAatctttttaaaataaaattataaatgtgttttgatcatAATTACGAgtcaaacatatattttttttattctaaacaaaaatcaaattcataacaaaattgACATATGACATTTCGAGTTCATATTCAACAGTCCACAATTTTTATATCTTTTTCATGATATATGTttctcattttctgttttcaataTGCTTTAAGCGTTTTCTATTTCTGTGTGTCTTCTAAAATAGACAATCAAACATGTTTTTGATAGTTGTTTCTATTATCGAAAACTCCAATAGAAACGAcatcaatttcaaaatttcaaaataataatattttcaatGATTTCACAAATTTATTACTTATACACCAATTTATGTCCATAtatctcttcttctttatataatttacatattctacatttttcttaaaagaaaagGTTATTATTAGAAAGATAATCTTATATAATGATACGTAATCAATTTAATGGATTTATTGCCTATAAGTCTATAACTATACATGACATGAAATTAACGTTCTTAATGAATCGGATATTTAAATCCAATAACCAAATCAAGCAAATGTTTAATATTAGGACACATGTATGGTAGGTATAGTTATCAAACTCGGTTCGGCCCCTCAACCCAAAACCCGTGGTCTGTTTGTGAAACCTACTCGACTCAATGTATCTATTTAGATTATGTCTGAGAcctcaaaaaataatttttaaaaattttttatttaatatggaTTGTTGGATACGAAGCGGATCATACACGTACACCTGTACACATTTAATGATTCATGTGGTTTTGGATTTTTATGCGTGACGTGTAAGATCTTAGCCAGCCACGTCACACACTTCGGTGCATTTGAGTGGACAGCTATAGAATAGCGGTAGCCAATACAGTTGCACCACGCGTACGATTCCTTTTTAATGGTCGTCTAATCAAGATAAGTGGGTGGGTGACATTATTGTTGGGGTAGAAAAATATTTCCACTTTCTCGGGAAAgtggagaaaaaagaaagtacTGAGAAAAAGCTGCTGCCCCAACATTCCATGAACAATGCAGCATAGGCAAACTACTTTCTTaacttcaaaagctcaaatTCTTCGACAGATTTTATGATTTATCCATGTTTGCTTAAGCAATAATCAGGAAGAACAAAGAGAGTTTTTCACAGTTGTTCATCAAAGCTGGTGAAATGCTACCAAAGCCAAACCAAAAGCAAACTGTTTTTCAAAAGTACCCTTAATAAGATCCAGAATTCTGTACACAGGTGTATGAGCAGGTGTAATATGAGCGCGGAGATCATCTACCGTAACTTCCCTGCGATCCTTGATCAGTCCCTGCATTCTGAAAGCTTCATTTGCCAATACCTTCTTTTTCTCCTGCATGGTTAATAACTTAATATCCTCTCTTCGATACTATCTCGCGCGATCAGCCTCACAATCGTCACATCCTCCTTCTGACCAATCCGGTGGACACGGTCCATAGCTTGTTCCTCAACTGCTGGATTCCACCATGGCTCCAGCAAGTAGACCCTGGAAGCAGCAGTAAGGTTAATGCCAGCACCTGAGGCCTTAAGACTTGCAAGCAAAACAGTTGGTCCATCCTGTCCAGGAAGTCCAAATTCCTTGATTACTTCAGCCCTCTTTTTCGCAGTCATCGAGCCATCCAAGCGCAACGTCTTGAAACCGGCTGCTTTCAGCGGCTCTTCGAGTAATAACAGCATCTTCCGGAATTGTGAAAACACCACGGATTTACAGGTTCATTTCCGGAGGTGCTGAATAAAGGTCGGACTGTGATAAAGGATGACGACAAAGGGGGCAGCGCGGCCTGGTGCGTCGCAGTGTTTTCAGAATGCAGGGGCGACAGAAAATGTGAGCACAACAGGTAATTACAATATGAATTGGTGGTGAAATGCAAATGGAACAGTCGAAATCTTCACCGTCTTGGAGTTGAGCGACCATCTTTTTCAGCGATTCTGGGTTATTTGAAACATCTGGGCGGAATCAGCTTAAGGGATTAGACAGAAGTCACCAAGTAGAAAAATGGTAAACAACAATATTCTGAAATTCAGTGGATTAGTAAATTTTAAGTAATAAGAGAGCCAGTGGGTCTTTCATAATATGCCTTCTGACTTAAACTGATAGGTGATAGCAGGCGACGCAAAGGAAATGACAAAATCTATACCGAATCACCAATAAACGCCATATCAAATACAATAACATAAGACTTTTTGCAGAATAAGCTACTTAGGATGTCTTGTTCACTTTGGCCAAGCTCGGAAGCTCACCCAACAACACTGCTCACTCCTGATTCTAGAAAAAAGCAAATGGTTTTTgttcgcaaaaaaaaaaaactacaagtaGTTTAGGAAACAAACTACTGAAGGAACGTAGAGTCAGCGGGAACTAATGCATGTTAGAGATAGATTGAAAAGAACTAACAAATGAATGTTTCAgatgaccaaaaaaaaacaagaagaagggGGGAAAAACAGCAAAATTTACCAACCTAAAAACGAGAAGCGTAAAAAATAGACAACTTAAATTTAAGCCTTTTCATACCTTCTATTTTGCCAGAAGAGATCAGCGATATCAAATTTGCAGGGCACAATGCTCTATCAACACATATCTGGCGAAGCCGCAAAAGTATGCTAACTATGGTTGAATAGTTGTGTATCAGACCATCAGAGTCAATGTAATCCCTAACAAGACTCCTTACTTTCCTTTCTATCTGATTGAAAAGATTGCGTTCTTCTTCAAAAAGTTCAATGTAGTGCGACTCTATTGTTTTAGATGGTAATCCAACCAACACCTTATCTTTTGTTCTCCGCAAAGAAATGGTTGCCATTAGAATCTGTGAAAGGTAGCACATCATGTTTAAAATTAAGGTAGACAAGAAAAATTGCATATGGATGAAATTCTCCCACACAATAACAAATGAAGGACATTTCTGAAAACAAACAGCAGATGAAGAAAAACAGTCCATACAGTTGTCATAGGTCACAACTGAATAAAAAGATCAAATAACCCCCAACAAAGAAttgatattaaaaatattttacgtACGGGGTATGAAAAGATCATACCTTAAGTTGCCATTAGAAACAGCAAAATTTACCAACCTAAAAAGGAGAAGCGTAAAAAATAGACAACTTAAGTTTAAGCCTTTTCAACTGAATAAAAAGATCATAccttcttgataagttaagcactacatgcacacttgtgataaaaaatgacacttgaaaaattagttcatacttgatctttgaagtgtatgataattgatgaatagtgaaaagagaggtgatgaaaaaggaagagagatgtgatgaaaagtaagatagagatgatggaaagagagagagaagataaaaaagaagagagaggtgatgaaaaataagagagagattatgaaaaagaagagagagaaaataaagaaaatgaatatagagtgttggaatgtatggagtgttgatgaatagtatagattgtgggacccaatcacccaattaaattgtgtcacctaagagaaatgagaagatatagaatataatttagtgaaatttggagtgtgtgcacaagtagcaccattgtggatgctctgaaCACGGAGACATCAGGGGCCATGTCGCCTTTAGATGCAGATACCTGATCTACATAATCTCCAAATCCCACTAATTATTTGCATCTGTTATCTGCAGTTTAAATAGAATTTTAACTTTCTTCTATTCTTTTAATCAAATCAACTGAGCCTCCCCTTGATTTGGAACCAATTATCCAAGAAAAGCACCGATCCGTGGATGGCAATTACTGCATATGGTTTAGCATATTTACAGCCTCAAGCAGCATGCGAGCATCATCAATGCCAGAGCTTGGACATAAAAAGTTCACAAATATGTGCATCGATTTGCAACACTTGACACACAAACTCCTCAATATGAGGTGAGGTAACACCTAGTCACACATGGCATAGTGGCGTGATTGATTTGGTCAAACACCACAGAGAAGCAATTACATGCACACTTCATGATAGCCATCAAATTTACTTTGCATATAGGCTGGCAACTGggaaacacacacacatttatCATTCAAGTATCACCACTAATAGAACTACTTCTTCTGTTTTCCAAATCCAGAGTTTTCTTTCTAAAAAGAACAGCCAATGTAGCAATTATTCTTGATGGTGCAGATCAGCAAAAGATCGAAAAGAAAAATTCCAACATTTTTTGAAATCCATTCTTCCTCCACCCAATCACCCTCTcccccaaaaaataaataacaaaagccCATTCAAGGGTCAAGTAGGATAAATCCCAAAGTTCTAGTAATGGAACTTGAGCAACTAATCTTCAAGGGATCGTAGTAAACAGTAACACTGATCAACATAGTCCTACTTCGTCATAGACTCAATGAGTCAATGAATCAACAAGTCATCACAAATGGTAAACTACAAATATACTATTTGCCTAGGCGAAGAGAAGTTCCGTGTGTAATCCATAAATTTTTGGAATAGAGATTTCAATGTCAAAGCATTAAATTATAAAACAACTAATAGTAAAGTACCTGCAGACGTGAAAGCCCTTCCTGTTTCCCCAGAGCAAGTGGATGCTGAATCAAGCTTTGCCAATAGCTTCTAATAGAAAAtggttcaaattgcaaaaaagccACCAAAGAGAACAGATCAAATGCGCCATTCTGGATGGGAGTTCCAGTAACAACACACCTCCGCTTAGAACTCAAATTAGTGACAGCTTGACTTTGTCTAGCATTTCCGTTCTTGATGATATGTGCTTCATCTAAAATAATTCTCCACCAGTCAATCTCCTTCACAGGAGAATCTCCCCATAATGCTTCAGCAGACAGAACAGTATAAGTTGTCAAAACTATATCATACTTCTATA contains these protein-coding regions:
- the LOC119998112 gene encoding probable mediator of RNA polymerase II transcription subunit 26b, whose product is MKSASLDHWRDYFRSADSDIFDIIDHAVMVAAADCPEELRLRRDRIAEKLFCCRFNRCSDQVESPITGRPGSAISDDGGDGEHDDRGFQREFGAGGRKESKVNSTSRDDQDNEEMQNGTPMVSNYSSEDADALTDEIEEAHQTVEEVLRIKDILHDSEDESDTVLYDSLRRLQLMALSVDILKATEIGKAVNGLRKHGSSQIRHLARTLIELWKELVDEWVNATKAVAGGEEGTPDSVNPSVLDEEEGLPSPPLDDGVFFATQPTSMELSQFFDGMDDDGNPRNSGEFIKNRASGRRPSPKNQNIIKRKQQTQNEGNGFTKENKSKSHLIKRQEAVLETRKPSNVASGPGRPQKVGKEQKVVSESKLLQRSDKVTIQKKPLSAPQDKFKCSDEVTVQRKLEATKRKLQESYQHAENAKKKRTIQVMELHDIPKQGLGHKNQPMRAGNHNRNRAQGRR